A stretch of DNA from Tubulanus polymorphus chromosome 6, tnTubPoly1.2, whole genome shotgun sequence:
GCCTCGTAGGTAAGACTTACCACCGAGTCAGAAATTGTAACTATAGGTTGATGTTATCGTAAACAAACATCGTCGTGCACAAAAGTGAAGAATATTAGTTGTTAGTTACGATTGTCATAATTTGCCGCTTTGAAATCCAGCAACCATCAGTTGACATATCACATTTTCAGTGGTTTCGGACATGACATGGTCTGCGCATCCTCCAGTTACTGCTGTATTTCGAGatgctgaaatatcatttttcctAACgttaaactgataatgataatgataataatatgtcAAATTGGTAATTATTAAGATTCGATTAGATTTTGTGTAACCTTCTCTTCCTCGTTATCTTTTCTTcctgtaaaatatgaataaatcatcAGTATTTATAGGGATTTCAAAGCAGCTCTTCTACTATATAATATATGTACGTAAGATGATTAGAATTACATAGTTATTCCcagtttcaataaatacatattttctaatgtatattgttaaataaaagtataactattattattattattattattattattattaattatcattaggcctagattttaatgattagATTTATCGTTCTCTATGtacattagttaatattattaaAGTGTATTGACATGTGTGACTAGTGGGATTATTAGATCATGACAAGTAGTAAGgttccaccaggtggcgcctGGTTCACGTGTACGTTTTAAAAATGGCCCCTGTTCGTCGTACTGTTCAATGTCGAGTCTCTGGTTTTATTTTTGCGTAAAACATGTTCACAAACTTCGGAACAGATTCTTTTCATCGAAATTGAGGCAAATAATATCCGGGGTCTTGTTTTAtcgactggtattacctttaacccggggggcTAACtcagctcattttcaattgaatcagccctcgggttaaaggtaatagcAATCTATAAAACCGGTCCCAGATTTATAACCACTATTGCAACTAGTGTAACTAGTATATGAGTTGGtaaaaaaaattacataccCGGTAGTTCATTCCTGGATGATCAATAGGAATGAACATAACCACAGATTTTTACATATTtaatagtatatatttatacaaaACACCTTCCCCGTGTACCACTGTTTCCTCCAAATGTTCACATCTGCATCGAAACTAGGAGTAGGGCGATCTCTCTTGATTTTCTGGGTTTTGTGATAGCAGTCGCATCAATGATGGCATTTTTTGGTGAAATCCCACCTCCCTCCCTGTAAGATGAAGGGAATGGTTCAGATGCCGATGTGAGAACTTTGGTTTAAATTGGCTCTGAAAATGTAGAAAAACCTTAGTAACAGAAAACGACAGGGGGTTCAAGGGAACTAAACTGGCTTATAATATGCATATACTCGGTATGCAAGTAATTGATTCATAAAACTATAATTATTAGTTGTTTTTTATTGgaatttattactattatatAATTGAATGGTCCATTTTATGCATATGAGTTTCAGAATGATATAGCCTTTATGTAAAGTGTTCACCGGCTTGGTGTCTGGTAGTAGGCGCACGACTTCACAACGTATTTACCAgaattacccaaataatgattgtCATGTTGTCAATCTTAAAAACAAACCTTGTTTCTGGAAAAATCAATACCTTCTATTGATTTGTGTTACTAgctacatgtatatttttttattcgtccgaaaaatatcgaaaaagtTAAACGCTAACTTGTGTGGTCTAAATTCGTTTATCAATTCAACTCTTGGAAACTGCAAGTCTTGCAGATTCCAACAGGCCCAGTTCAGAAGTTATTAGTTACATTTCGCTCTATGTAGAGAGTAAACCGATTTTTACCGTGGTTATTAACCGTTAAATCTAACTCGAAATTTCTGAACTGGTTCCTCCTGGTTAAAGTCATTTATCAAGTATGACACAagcataatatatatatatatatatatatatatagatatattgaatatgaGCAATAGTTATTCACTTCTGAACTTGCTACAAAAATATATCGAAACCCGCTCAAATTGGCGAAAATATGAACAAAGTTAGGCGAGAATCCGCTAATTCAGTTGCCTTGAATCTTTCTGATTAAAATGAACAGGTTTTAATTGAATCGTTGCTCAATAAGAGATTTTCTGTAGTGTCGGCAGCCGTTGAGACACGGAAGTGCGGTGAACACTGATATATTGTCTAATGATTGTCTAATGTGTTTTCATATAAATTCTATTAATTGAAGCACTAATTTTTTCTCTGACTTGAATGTTTGAGAcatgataataaataattaaataaAAATCCGGTTGCATCTGAAAAAGACCTTGCGAacgttgtttttgtttctatGAATGTGGACGTTTCGATCCGATGACCTCAGTCTCCTAATCGTTTCCtaatcatcctcgcttgcaaACCCCGGCAAGCATTTCCGAGCACgaagaaaatatcgaaaagaTGATACGAGCACTGATGTGTAATGCGAGTATTCTATTTTTACCAGATTTTCGTTCCGATTTTTCCGACGACGCACAAGGTGACGAGAAACGCGGTTTAATTTTAGAATGGCCCAACGGATATTGCTGTTATAATGTCGTCTGTCTAGAATCTAGATCACTAAGAATCGGTGTAAATCCGGTTTCGAACTAAAAGACACCTTCGTGTATCCAGTCTATAGAGGCTAAGAATTTCCATTTATCCACAATACAAtgaaacctcgttataacgaactcggaGGGacattcatcggatataacagaTATAGAATTTCGTCTCTAGTTATAAAATCTAATTAATTACACACTGGATATAGCGAACTATCGGGTTTATAACGAACATACTTTCAGGTCCTgtgttcgttgtaacgaggttacactgtaataattcattgatATTCATAACTCACACAGAAAAGCATATTAACAAGTTGACGAAATACAggtatataattatgatttttatagattgATATTTCATAATGCTCAAATACAAAAGTCATAGTTATTTTGCTCAGCCATGGTCTAATTTCAGTTCAATGTGCCGGTTGTTCATTCGCAAATTTCACTACATTCAGCATTTCAACAATCCGCTCTGTGGAACACTGATGCTCACCTATAGAAGTAAGAAAGTAAAAATGAGTGACTTGATTCATTCCAAAAGTTATTCAATCCTGTAAGAAAGTTATGCGTCTATCCATACGGCTTTAATCATAGTCAATTTAGGAAATTAAATACAGCAGACttcgctcaagtcggatcccTTTGGACTGTCTAAAAATGTGTCCGACTTGAGTGACATCCGagttatgtatttcatatagtgtcacaaaaaatattcataaaaacaTCCGAGTCGATCGGATCTGACTTGAGCTGAGACTACATCGAGTTTGTTAGAGCTTACTGATTTCACTTCGCAGTATTCATGGACGCCTTCTTTGCCACTGATGAAACAAAAGGAAATACAAGTTTATGACCAAATGACGAGAGCACGAATTTAAgtaaaaacaattgatacGGATACGTACTATTCGCGACCAATTCCAGATTGTTTGTAGCCACCAAACGGCAACCCGAGCCCGCTACCACTACTTAGCGAGTTTACACTGAAATTAGAGAAAATAGATATTTGATTCACTTCGATGGGTGCAACAACAAGGTTGCTTCTTACACGGCGGTTCAAAAATGTCAAATGATGAACCAGATCATATAAAACTATACGCACCTGTAAACTGAATAATTAAGAGGAATAGGACTGAAATTGCggatttatgaatttgattttggtGAATATTGGAGGAGGTTATCTTTGAGAGTAGTGCAAAAGGATAAGAAAGTAACAAGACATTGATTAGATATCACGTTGTTTTATTGAACTGATGATATGAAGCATTGGAGTTGACAAAAGCAGGATTCATCACGTATGTTGATTGATATTAGTATCCATCTCAATCTTTATTCGTTCGTTGTTTCTCTATTTGCTGCAGCACAGTTCATCCTTCGGGAACGAGATGCTGACCTAAAGTAAAACGAATTACTAAGTGAGCTTTAAAAACTATTGTAGCTGAATTATTCTCTTATTTCCTGTGTCTTAACGATTATTTACCGATTTGACTTCGCAATACTCTGTTACGCCTTCAAATCCACTGAAATTACGAATGGATATTCATTGATGTCGAAGTTTAAGAAATGGCTAAAGTATCCTACGATCTGAATACGGCAAAAACTTCTATTTCACGGTACTCACTAGTCTCGCGCATTGCCCGATTGTTTGTAACCACCGAAAGGTAAGCCCATTTCGTCAGCGCCCAGATGGTTTATGCTATGAAAAGGAGAATGGACAGCGGTCATGGTCGCCGAAATCTGAATCGACTTCGCACATGAATTAGGCTAATTTTTTTCTCCTTTCTgttgagcttaaaagttgacctgGCCGgctgcctatctaccctgtacattacttttttttaaaaatcatgatcaagttAACCATAACAAAACCGGCAGCTACAGATTTGAACTGATTATAAATGTTATTGCGGTTTACAAAAGAACCCGGTCTTTTACGAGCAACTATCATTTTTTAGTGCTATTCTCAGATCCAAGAGTGCATTGAATAGTGTCGAAAAAATCAAGAGGGAGATGGTATGGAGGAACAGTACATCTGATAGTGCATTGGTGTGTTGAAAATCAGGCGCAAAATCTTGAAGGAGGTGATCATTGGGGATTAGATATACTTACTTGATAGTTCCAGCTTGTAGCCTGTTGGACACGTATATAGCCGTGTTAATGTCCTTGGTAAATACAAACGCAGCCAGACCATAATCTGTGTCATTAGCACGTCTGATCACCTCATCGATGGTGCTGAACTTGAAAATACTCTGAACTGGCCCGAATATCTGTCGacatattgattcaaattgtcATATTCTGCTCTtacaatcatcaatttctttatttcgatTTGCTTTTAATTACCTCCTCTTTGGCAATGCGCATGTGATCTTGAACATCACTGAATACTGTTGGCTCAACGAAATAACCTTTGTTACAGAGTCGATTCCCGCCGATCTCCAGTTTTGCACCTTCTTTCTTTCCGGACTCAATAAGGTCTATTACTTTATCAAACTGTACTTTGCTCACCTGTTGGGACAGAAGAAGATCACACATATCGCGGTGTGAGAAATGAAGGTGAAAATGGCTGGCCACGTTGAGGTATTTCGAATTGTACCTGTGGTcccatttgagttttttcgtCAAACGGATCGCCAACTACTCGGTTCTTGGCATATTCTACAGTTTTTGCGACAAACTTATCGTAGATGCTTTCGTGAACGAAAGTTCTCGTTGGAGCGCAACAAACTTGTCCTGTGTTATACATAGCTCCTTCGTGAGCTTGGCAAACGCAGGCATCAACTGTGAAATTTGTTAAATGTGTATGTGAGGTAATGCCTTGTATACTAATATGCcagaaaattgtttttgtacACAATCATTTGCGGGACTCCACTTACGGTCGAAATCTGGGAACACAATAAGCGGACTCTTTCCACCGAGTTCTAGGGCTACTCGTTTGAGGTTTGTTTCACTAGATGCTTGCTGAATCTTTCGTCCAACCTATGATAAATCGAAAGAATAATCCTCTTTTAGTGCCTTTAAATATATCTCATTTAGAAATGCAGCAAAGGAAGAGTCTTTATTCATCGATGATTATCATGATGCTCCACTTACGATAGTGGATCCGGTAAACGAAACCTTATTGATGTCATGGTGATGGGTAAGAGCTGATCCCGCAGTCGGACCAAATCCAGGAATAATGTTAATGACACCCGGTGGGAATCCAGCCTGAAAAAAGTTTAAAAGATACATATACTGCCGTAATAGTTTTGTTTACTTACATACCAGACATTCTAGCAATAGAGCACGTCTAGACCTGAAGGAAGTTAAATTGATAAGGGTTGACTAATCATCAGTCTGGTCACGAAATATGACCTGATTTCAGTCACAAGAGTACCTATAGACAGTGCCTGTTGATAGCGTCATGCGCTGAATGAAAATCGAAAATCAAAACCTCTTAAAAGGTCAACGATCACGGATATAAAAACCTTGTCACAAAATGTGTAATTATATAATCGAGCCTACCTCTTTAACTAGAGCAGCTAAATGAAGAGCGGTCAGCGGCGACTGCTCTGCCGGTTTCAGGATACAAGTATTGCCCATAGAAACACACGCCGATACTTTCAAAGTATTCATGGCGAAAGGGAAGTTCCActataagaaaatacaaatgtTATTATTAACCAATTCGAGAAAGCTCATTGTAGTCTCTCTATCATTGACTTACGGGAGCTATCAAACCGCAAACTCCAACTGGTTCATAGCGAGTGTAGAGAAATTTACCATCCTCTGGAAAATAGAGGAAGGTTAGGACGTTTTGAGTGGAATGAGACGGGGCCCAATCAAGGGGAATACGTTTAGAAAGGTGTACATGtatactgaaatcaaaaaggCAACACCACTGGTAAATTGGGTTTGTTATATATGATTTGATATGAATTTAACCATATGGAATCAAATTGACTGAAGGTAAAAAGGTCGCGAGTCCAAAAGTACTGCTTGAATATGCTAATCAGATTTCATCTTGTTGATAATGAAACTAAGATGATTGCGAAATGTTGTGATATACCTGATGGTATTGTTTCACCGGTCACCTTATCGCACCAGCCGGCAAAATAGCGGAAAGCGTTGATACCGGCTTGAATATCCTCGTTGTACGCAAtagtgaatggtttgcccaTGTCTACCGTTTCCAAAGACTGTCAGAATACGAAACAAGAGGgacataatcatcattattagttcgtaatgcatgtatatatatatatatgtattatatatatatatatatatatatatatatatatatatatatatatatatatatatatatatatatatatatatatatatatatatatatatatatatatatatatatatatatatatatatatatatatatatatatatatatatatatatatatatatatatatatatatatatatatatatatatatatatatatatatatatatatatatatatatatatatatatatatatatatatatatatatatatattatatatatatatatatatatatatatataaaaccaCAATCACACATATTGCGATATTTTATGTTAAAATGTGGtaaaaaacatatatatatatatatatatatatatatatatatattatatatatatatatatatatatatatatgttttatatatatatatatatatatatatatatatatatatatatatatatatatatatatatatatatatatatatgttttttaCCACATTTTAACATATTTCACAACATTATGATGAATTTGACCGATATTTTCATGACAATTTACATAATCTATATAGATCGCCGAAAACTTACAGCAAAAATAGCTCTGTCTCGTTCGATGAGGTCTGCTAATTTATGCATCAAGCCAGCCCTATCGGCCGGCTTCATCTGCCTCCATTCAGAGTCTGGATCAAAAGCAGCCTTAGCCGCGGCTACGGCCTTATCGACATCAGCCTGGAGTGTAACAAATTAAGGATTATAAGgcttctttaacattctatttTATATCTTGGCTTAGCAAATTAATTCAAGCAAATGCAAAACCAAATTTTCTATTAAGACGAGGACTTACTTTATCTCCGGCAGCTATTTGAGcaatttcttcttcatttGTCGGGTTGATGGTGGCGAAAGTCTTGCCACTAGCCGCATCAACGAATTCATTGTTGATGAACAGCTACAAAAACGGGAAAATGATTCATCAACATCttgatatatatcatatactaatatataaaaagagaatagcgaaatttattttcttctacaAATGAATAAATCCTGGTAGAATTCTCGCAATATGTGTGATTGTGGTTTTTACAGGCAATCTCTGATAATAACGTCGTTGTCGGTTTTAATCATATGAATGATTTATACCGCACATATTCATTATTCAGCTGATCCttcttatttcatttgataattcaaGCCTACACAGATTAAACCGTATTTCATGTAACTTGCGCGACGGATATCGTAGTGAAAATTTGCGAGTACACAGTGGTGATTGTAAATAGTGCCCTTAAGCTTTTCACCCTGAAAGTGCCCCTTAGAATTTCTGTCATATTCTACCAATAATTTTAAAAGGATTCTATGCAAACTATTTTGTATGCTTGAATATATAACTTCTTGGAGTACTCGGTGAGCCGTCGGTTGGATATTTTTCGGAGGCGCATCCAACACAAAATTGATCTACCGGTAAAATAATTCCTGCGAAATCCAAGAATTTGCTAAGAGAAAagtcaaatatgaaaataatcctTTATTTTCTGGAATAAAATAAGTGAGATTTTGTCTTTTCCATATAGAGCCATCGGACGAatgaatacataaaatatatatacatagaaCAATCAGTAGGCTTTCATGTTATGATACGGATTTTCTGTTTCGGTCCCAGCTGCCACATCCGAGGTTGCTGCAGGGATTTCATAAAATAGGAATATACATCGTTGACACACTCCTGGCGTGTATCGACTGCCAGCATATCGACTGTCATTAATATATATCCCTTAAAGCATATAGCCTCTGAAATACATTCTTACTGAAAATGTACATATACTGTAGTACCAGTACTTCGAAAGAAGCACCAGGAATACTTAGTGGCTCGACTCGAGTCACTCGGGCCTGTATCACTTTATAAagcttttctttttcatcataatAAATACCTTGGTATATTTAATTTCGGGGTTTCTGATAGGAGTAGCCATGATCCCGCAGTGTTCTTGTCGCGTCTTCACCGATCTGTCGTCCCGTGTCGTGTGATAGATAGATAAAGTCCTGGATCAGACGTCGACCTAAATCAAACAACAACGCGGCGATGATTGTCGCACGTTATTCGAACTTTGTCCTTTGCTACTATATCGTTCAGCTAGCTGGTGTGCTAGCTAAAATCCCCAGTGCACCAGTGTGGTGGTTTGGAGAACCATTAGTGCGGGAGACTGGGAGGAACTCTATGTTTTATTACATGTTTTTGGGGAAAATGAGGCTTTACGGACAGGTCCTGAACCACCGTTATCAGAGCCCAAGTTCGACGGTTCCTAACGCCATAGAGCCAACGCTTTCGAAATGGTGTGCGTTCACCCTGGGCCATACGTGTGGCTCAAAGGCGCGCGAACTATACCACTgcacttttactcgagatctTTCTATAAGCATTAAATACAAGTTGAACACTGAGTGTGTTCTTGGTTTCTGGCATAAGGCCCTGTTTGCATTGATATGCTGCCAGTTTTCAATGGACTTTGAAGCATTCAATATACTATAGCGCACGGTTGTTATGTGCTGGGACATTATCGACATAAATACACCGCACTAGCTGAGTACAGCTTGCTGTGTGTGGAAAGGCTGGTGAACGGCGGCTACAATACTGAGGGTCTCTACGACCGCCTTTTGCCGACGGATGGACGTAGATTCAACTAGATTGCGTCTATAGAATCTTGTTTTAGGTAAGTAGgatatagaatagatattttATTAGTATGGATGAAGCATGCTGCCCAGCGCCACTGCCACTTCTATTACAGGCATGTAGAGTGCTTTGCAGAAACAACTCACCTActtgctgctgatgctgccgctgctgccgctgctgctgctgatgttgCTCATTGAAAGTGTTTACGAAGTGCTGCGgtgaaattcatattttctatgcAGAGTCCGTGATATCATTAAACGATAAACTGTGATTCACGATTGTTTCATAAAACtggttttcaaaaatttgttttaatgtGAAACGATTAGGTTTTAGTTCAAGTGACTGTTATAGATAGAATTCACACCATATTTCCTGCAAGGATAACTGAATTTCCAATCACATCGTAGTGTTTTTAGGATTAGGGACCTGTACTTATGTCACTGAAAGTGCTATTCATGGTTTGTTCATATTTGAAACTGGATGGTCGCACAGGTTAATTGAATGTATATGTTCTGCTTTCATATGGGAATTAAGGATTGGTACATTATAAAGTGAAATTCATATCCGTTAGATTAACGTGCTCCCCTCACTCATACTCACAACTATATCGAGAACCGAGCGGTTAATGACTGTCAATGTTTAATGAACGTGAATACGACTAGTTCATCAAATGTACGCATAATTACCGCAACAGCCTGGTTTTTTTATTCATGTGGCAGATGTTTGGTAAACCCATGAAAACGCTCCCAATCTATAGAGGAAGGAGCTTTTGATTATGTCGAGGGTTGTTGATATGGGGATCAGAAATTACAAGTCATAACTTGGTGAATGTGTAAATGGGCAATACCGGCAAAGAACGGGTTTTATTATCGAACTTGAGATGGGAAAATGCTTTTGTTAAGATTCCTGTTGGAGAATGAATAACAGTAAAAGTCCTTTAATAACGCCACCGTTGGAACCGACGAAATACAGTCTACCCCGATATACGCCTTCCCTTATACCGCCATCCCCGcataccgccaggttttctcaatgtacatctcaatacTAATACATATAGTGAAACACTGATATACCGCAATACTCTCTAAAACGCCAAAAtcttctgcaccgatgtgggcggtatgtagggggttgactgtatatggCGTTATAACGAATTTGGCGTCATAAAGAAAGGTATTTCACTTGAATTTGAGTTCGATTGCGTACTGAATAATGTTGGTCTTGTGCGCAGTAGCATTAAAGAGACAAAATTGTTTATTGGCTTAGCCGAAGCCATGTCCCATCCATTCCAATTCTTTAGATTCTATGTGCCCCAACGGGGCGACAGCAGAACAGGATCGTTATCCACGTTAACACAAATCTACAAATGGTCATAGAACAATCCGAGAATTACACGAGCATCATTCGGGAAAAGTTATTTTCAAGGGCTAATTTAATTTGGTTTCTGTTGTCGGCGGATATTTTACTTACGAGATTTTCCTTTCAACTCTGTTTCAGAAGCCAGTGATCCAATAAACCATCCAACAAGATGACGATCATTAGCAGAATTTCCGTCAAACCCGAAAACTACTTCGCGTCAACATCGAAGGGGTATACCAGTCGTCAACGCGCTGTCCGAAGTATCAACCGCCAACGGAATTCGACTGCTTCGTCAACTAAAGAGCAACCAGTCGATAGGCCAGTGAAGAAACCCTCGCAACTCCATGAACCTTCAAGCCGTCCCAGTTTACAGTTAATACTCAGCGTTCTTGTCTGGTTTATTTGCGATATGAGCACCAGTAACCTCAACAAATTCGTCTACACTCGCTACAACTTCCCGTATCCTTTCTCGTTCACGTGCATTCAAGTCTTGATTACGATAGCCATGACGACAGTACTCCTGCATCTGACACCGATGTCGAAACACATGAAATCGGCCGGCAAGATCTCGTCAAAGACGATTTGGAAGTTGGTACTTCTCGGCGGGGCTTCTTGTTTCGGTAACGTGTTCGGGAAAATGGCGACGAAGACGATTACCGTGACGTTACTGAAAACCGTTACAGCAGCGCGTCCTGCAGTGACGTTGCTACTGTCGGCTCTAATCACCGGTCGTCACGGAAACGGACTGATGAAGATGGCTTTATTTCCAGTTTGTGCTGGTACGATTATGTGTGTTTGCGGCGatatgaattttcacattgtcGGAGTGTTGGCTGCCATCGGGGCTGTCACTATGAGAAGTCTGAAGTCTTTGTTACAGGGCAAGTAGAATTTCATCAATGATCAATCTCAGTTTTAATACTTCAACGATGTGCTTATGCTTCGTTTAGTCCGGCCACATCCTAATGTATATTTCAACTTTGCTTGCGAGGACatcgggtggcctagctcagtcagttttggtggtacatacctgatatagGCCTTTAAAGGACCAGAATGAACTGTcagttgaactaaaatatagTTTGATCCATTTTACACTGTATTGAAGTAGACACTTGACGTTCCGATGGACGGGTTATTGTTCGTGGAATACTCATAAAGTTAATTGCCTATAAAATTTTAATCAGTTCTTATTCGATTTGTGCATTTTTAGGTATTCTACTAGCGGACGATAAGATACCATCCATATTGCTGTTATATCGCGTGTCATTCCCGAGTCTGGCTATCATTTCCACGACGGTGCTGTTCAAAGAACCAGCCGCTTTGACGGACACTGCCACCTTCAGCAACGTGGAACTCCTCGGGGTACTCGTACTGACCGGCATCTTGGGCGCGACTACAAACCTCGTCGTCATGATGGTGACGTCAATGACCAACTACATGACTCAGTCGGTGTTGTCGAACGTCGTTAtc
This window harbors:
- the LOC141907910 gene encoding uncharacterized protein LOC141907910 → MTIISRISVKPENYFASTSKGYTSRQRAVRSINRQRNSTASSTKEQPVDRPVKKPSQLHEPSSRPSLQLILSVLVWFICDMSTSNLNKFVYTRYNFPYPFSFTCIQVLITIAMTTVLLHLTPMSKHMKSAGKISSKTIWKLVLLGGASCFGNVFGKMATKTITVTLLKTVTAARPAVTLLLSALITGRHGNGLMKMALFPVCAGTIMCVCGDMNFHIVGVLAAIGAVTMRSLKSLLQGILLADDKIPSILLLYRVSFPSLAIISTTVLFKEPAALTDTATFSNVELLGVLVLTGILGATTNLVVMMVTSMTNYMTQSVLSNVVIIMNILASVILFRNPLTPVSAFGICIVFSGVILYNYGNRIYKSKSSR
- the LOC141907909 gene encoding aldehyde dehydrogenase-like isoform X2 — encoded protein: MATPIRNPEIKYTKLFINNEFVDAASGKTFATINPTNEEEIAQIAAGDKADVDKAVAAAKAAFDPDSEWRQMKPADRAGLMHKLADLIERDRAIFASLETVDMGKPFTIAYNEDIQAGINAFRYFAGWCDKVTGETIPSEDGKFLYTRYEPVGVCGLIAPWNFPFAMNTLKVSACVSMGNTCILKPAEQSPLTALHLAALVKEAGFPPGVINIIPGFGPTAGSALTHHHDINKVSFTGSTIVGRKIQQASSETNLKRVALELGGKSPLIVFPDFDLDACVCQAHEGAMYNTGQVCCAPTRTFVHESIYDKFVAKTVEYAKNRVVGDPFDEKTQMGPQVSKVQFDKVIDLIESGKKEGAKLEIGGNRLCNKGYFVEPTVFSDVQDHMRIAKEEIFGPVQSIFKFSTIDEVIRRANDTDYGLAAFVFTKDINTAIYVSNRLQAGTINVNSLSSGSGLGLPFGGYKQSGIGREYGKEGVHEYCEVKSVSISVPQSGLLKC
- the LOC141907909 gene encoding aldehyde dehydrogenase-like isoform X1, translated to MATPIRNPEIKYTKLFINNEFVDAASGKTFATINPTNEEEIAQIAAGDKADVDKAVAAAKAAFDPDSEWRQMKPADRAGLMHKLADLIERDRAIFASLETVDMGKPFTIAYNEDIQAGINAFRYFAGWCDKVTGETIPSEDGKFLYTRYEPVGVCGLIAPWNFPFAMNTLKVSACVSMGNTCILKPAEQSPLTALHLAALVKEAGFPPGVINIIPGFGPTAGSALTHHHDINKVSFTGSTIVGRKIQQASSETNLKRVALELGGKSPLIVFPDFDLDACVCQAHEGAMYNTGQVCCAPTRTFVHESIYDKFVAKTVEYAKNRVVGDPFDEKTQMGPQVSKVQFDKVIDLIESGKKEGAKLEIGGNRLCNKGYFVEPTVFSDVQDHMRIAKEEIFGPVQSIFKFSTIDEVIRRANDTDYGLAAFVFTKDINTAIYVSNRLQAGTININHLGADEMGLPFGGYKQSGNARDYGFEGVTEYCEVKSVSISFPKDELCCSK